In Passer domesticus isolate bPasDom1 chromosome 9, bPasDom1.hap1, whole genome shotgun sequence, a genomic segment contains:
- the LOC135308314 gene encoding complex I assembly factor ACAD9, mitochondrial-like, which produces MSAVLLLLRALRSARPRPQLQPQPRAGPAACARPRPAAPSPRSCSSARCASCSREEVFPYPEISNEELAEINQFVGPVEKFFNEEVDSKKIDQDAKIPPETLQGLKDLGLFGMQIPEEYGGLGLSNTMYARLGEISSLDGSIAVTLAAHQAIGLKGILIAGTEEQKAKYLPRLASGEHIAAFCLTEPGSGSDAASIQTRATLSEDGKHFLLNGSKVWISNGGLASIFTVFARTEIVDKDGQVKDKITAFIVERDFGGVTHGKPEDKLGIRGSNTCEVHFENTKVPIENVIGEVGGGFKVAMNILNSGRFSMGSASAGMIKKLIELTSEYACTRKQFNKKLSQFGLIQEKFCLMAVKAYVMESMAYLTAGMMDRPGFPDCSVEAAMVKVFSSEGAWACVSEALQILGGLGYMKDYPYERYLRDTRIPLIFEGTNEILRMYIALTGMQHAGKILTDKIKAIKKGNVGVALGEFLTRLQDTLGRKVDLGLVGDSGVVHPSLQVRASLLSSCVCSLCCLPQFHLLFLQTKMYT; this is translated from the exons ATGAGcgcggtgctgctgctgctgcgggccCTGCgctccgcccggccccggccccagctccagccccagccccgggccggccccgcggcctgcgcacggccgcgccccgccgcgcctTCGCCAAGGAGCTGTTCCTCGGCACGCTGCGCAAG ctgcagccgg gaagaagtttttccttACCCAGAAATTAGCAATGAAGAACTGGCAGAAATCAACCAGTTTGTGGGACCTGTTGAAAAGTTCTTCAATGAAGAAG TGGACTCGAAGAAAATCGATCAAGATGCAAAAATCCCACCCGAAACCTTACAAGGACTGAAGGACCTGGGTCTCTTTGGCATGCAGATTCCAGAGGAATATG GTGGGCTGGGCCTGTCAAACACCATGTATGCACGTCTGGGAGAAATCAGCTCCCTGGATGGCTCCATTGCAGTGACCCTGGCAGCTCACCAGGCCATTGGGCTGAAG GGGATCCTCATTGCTGGCACCGAGGAGCAGAAGGCCAAGTACCTGCCCCGCCTGGCCTCGGGGGAGCACATTGCTGCCTTCTGCCTCACCGAGCccggcag tGGGAGTGATGCTGCATCCATCCAGACAAGGGCAACCCTGAGTGAAGATGGGAAACACTTCCTGTTAAATGGCTCCAAG GTCTGGATCTCCAATGGTGGCCTGGCCAGTATTTTCACAGTGTTTGCCAGGACAGAGATTGTGGACAAGGACGGGCAGGTGAAGGATAAAATCACTGCTTTCATCGTGGAGCGGGACTTCGGGGGCGTCACCCACGGGAAACCCGAGGATAAACTGGGCATTCGAGGCTCCAACA CCTGTGAAGTACATTTTGAAAACACCAAAGTGCCTATAGAGAATGTAATTGGAGAAGTTGGAGGGGGATTTAAG GTTGCCATGAATATCCTCAACAGTGGAAGATTTAGCATGGGCAGTGCATCTGCTGGAATGATTAAGAAGTTGATAG aaCTGACATCAGAGTATGCTTGCACCAGGAAACAATTCAATAAGAAACTCAGCCAGTTTGGATTAATTCAG GAGAAGTTTTGTTTGATGGCTGTGAAAGCCTACGTGATGGAGAGCATGGCTTACCTGACTGCAGGGATGATGGACAGGCCAGGCTTCCCTGACTGCTCCGTCGAGGCTGCCATGGTCAAG GTGTTCAGCTCTGAAGGTGCCTGGGCATGTGTGAGTGAGGCTCTGCAGATCCTTGGAGGCCTTGGCTACATGAAGGATTATCCTTATGAACGCTACCTCAGAGACACCAGGATCCCGCTCATCTTTGAG gGCACCAATGAAATCCTGAGAATGTACATTGCACTGACAGGGATGCAGCATGCAGGGAAGATCTTAACTGACAAAATTAA AGCAATCAAGAAAGGAAACGTGGGAGTGGCGCTGGGGGAGTTCCTGACCAGGTTACAGGACACCCTGGGCAGGAAGGTGGATCTGGGGCTTGTAGGTGACAGTGGGGTGGTGCATCCCAGCCTCCAGGTAAGGGCCTCTCTGCTGAGCTCTTGTGTTTGTTCCCTTTGCTGCTTGCCACAATTTCATCTCCTGTTTTTGCAAACCAAAATGTATACCTAG
- the LOC135307577 gene encoding histidine-rich glycoprotein-like translates to MEGSIISSPHMRRRATSTRECPSRPHQTMPNSSSLLGSLFGSKRGKPPSQSHAAAQTPHHAEGAAAAPHPHHAQFCHQNPPPYHHHHHYHPPPHPHPHPHQYHQHGHGHGHGPYLPHAPHHGPHHGPHHHGPPPPPAAASTKPKHSGISTIV, encoded by the exons ATGGAA ggGTCCATCATTAGCAGTCCTCACATGCGCCGAAGAGCTACATCAACCCGAGAGTGTCCATCTCGCCCTCACCAGACTATGCCCAACTCCTCCTCACTCCTAGGGTCCCTGTTCGGTAGCAAGAGGGGCAAGCCCCCCTCGCAGAGCCACGCGGCCGCGCAGACCCCGCACCACGCGGAgggcgcggccgccgcgccGCACCCGCACCACGCCCAGTTCTGCCACCAGAACCCGCCGCcctaccaccaccaccaccactacCACCCGCCCCCGCACCCGCACCCGCACCCGCACCAGTACCACCAGCACGGGCACGGCCACGGGCACGGCCCCTACCTGCCGCACGCCCCGCACCACGGCCCGCACCACGGCCCGCACCACCacgggccgcccccgccgcccgccgccgccagcaCCAAGCCCAAACACAGCGGCATCAGCACCATAGTCTAG
- the LOC135308315 gene encoding IQ motif and SEC7 domain-containing protein 1-like, protein MDKWSKTNTWDYPNGIRLTSAVPGADIKVLINFNAPNPQDRKKFTDDLRESIAEVQEMEKHRIECKYKAELEKQKGVVRPSMSQCSSLKKDSGNGTLPRACLDDSYAGGEGLKRSALSSSLRDVSEAD, encoded by the exons ATTATCCCAATGGCATTCGGCTCACGTCAGCTGTTCCAGGAGCAGATATCAAAGTACTCATAAATTTCAATGCACCAAAtcctcaggacaggaagaaGTTTACAGATGATTTGAGGGAATCAATTGCAGAAGttcaagaaatggaaaagcacaGAATAGAGTGTAAGTACAAAG CCGagctggagaagcagaaggGGGTGGTGCGTCCCAGCATGTCGCAGTGCTCCAGCCTGAAGAAGGACTCCGGGAACGGGACCCTGCCCCGGGCATGCCTGGACGACAGCTACGCCGGCGGCGAGGGGCTGAAGCGGAGCGCGCTCAGCTCCTCCCTGCGCGACGTGTCCGAAGCAG ACTAG